The Chloroflexota bacterium genome includes the window TAGGGCACGTAGATCAACGCGAATGTCGCGGCAAACGCGAACGGCATCTGCCACGCTGCCCGCAATCGTCCCTGATCATCACGCCAACGCCACAGCGCGGGCAAAAGTAACGCGGGATAAAGTTTCAACGCAGTCGCCGCGCCGAGAAAAACACCGACCCACACATCGCGTCCTTTCGCGCGCGCGAGCCATGCCGCAACCAAGAGCGGCAATACCAAACCGTCTACGTGCGCCGCGTGCGCCGTCTCGAAGATCACCAGCGGGTGCCACACGTAAATCAAAACCCAGTGATCCGGTTTGCCCAACGCGCGCAACAACAAAACTAAGAGAACCCCAGCCAGAATATTTCCGGCAGCCATCACGATTTGGAACCAGCGCACATTGTCCGGTACGATACGCCAGATCGCGGCGTATGCTAATTCCGCGCCAGCCGGATAAACCGTCACCGCGTCTTTGCGATTGATTTGTTGCCACACGACATCATCGCGCAAGTTTTCAAGGTGCGCCGCGTTCGGCGGGTACGCATACGGGTTGATGCGTTGTGCCTGCACGCGTCCATCCCACACGTAGCGGTACATATCATCTGAAAGTGTCGGCGGCGTGAAGATGAGAACGACATTGAAGATAATCGCGAACGCGAAGATGATGAGTAGTGATCCGTGATTCGTGGCACCGGTACTCCCTGGCGCCGCCCGCCAGGGCAGGTGTGCGCGCGACGCAAGTGTGCGTGATGCGTCCGAGTCGTCGCGTAGGACGATCACGACCGCCGCCACGTAAAGCGCGAACGCGGCGAAGAACGCGCCCTCGAATTCGACGGTATGCGCGCGCAGGTCTTGCAGAGATAAAGCGTACAAGTACGGGACGAGCGAAAGAATGCCGATGGCAATCAGAATTTTTCCTTGGCGTGCTTGGCGTGCGTCGTGGTTGATTTCCATCACGTCAGCCACTGCGCAACCTTTGCGAGCGGATTGCCGTTCGCGGCTTGCGCGACTGCCCAGGGATGCAAGAGCGTATCGAATCCGACGTAACGACCTGCCGCCGTCATCAGCAAAACGAAATTCAGCGTCGTGAGCATGATGTACGTCCATTCCCATTCCGCCGGCACCGGCAGCAATCCGATGGTCAAATTCAAAGCTTGTGCGGTACCAACCAGCGCGCCGAGTCGCGCCAGTATGCCGAAGAGAATCGTCACCGTGATGAACAACTCGGTCGCGAAAATGATCCACGCCATCCAACTGAAATTTGGAATCACAAAGCCGCGTAAAAATCCGCCGTACGCGCTCGACAGAAAACTCAGGTCAATCGAAAAATTGGGTTGTCCGATCAGATGCAAATCAAGATTAAAGACGCGCAAGTCTCCCGCGTATGCCGCTTCGCGTCCGATCCAATCGCACAAGCCCGACGTGAATTGATCGCGCGTGCTGAATTTGAAATCAGCCGGACAACCAAACGTCGGCGGCAACTTCCACCACAATTGCGAGAACCATAGCAAGCCGACTACGATCCGACCGATCCCAAGTCCGATGCTCGCGAGGCGTTGGTCGAGCGCCGCGGAGGGTTGCGTCATCATTTGAGTTCCCATGCTAGCTCCTTCATTGCGGTTGTTGTCGCGTGCGTTGTCGCGCGGCGATCAACACGGCAATCATCGCCATACTGTCGCGGATTTCGCTGGTCAATACCCATTGCAACACATCGCCAAACGGCAACACCGCGACTTGTTTAGTTCGGCAATGTCTTCGCGCAGCCGCATCCAGGGATTGCGATAAACTTGGCGCGCGCTTCGAGTCTTCCAGGGTCAATTGCATTCTATCACCGCAACACTATGGGCATCAACCTATATCCGTTTACGGGCAGTGTGATTTGCTTGTCGCCAAAGGTCAGCGTTGTTGCCGTCGCTGGGTCGTAGTCGAGCGCCAGCACCTGGGTTTGACCATCGCGCCGAAAGAGGTCGGCGACGATTCCACTTTGCGCCGAAATAATCGTGAGCGAATTCGGCTGTCTGGGCGCATTACGCGCGATTGGGAATTGTCGCACGCGATCCTCGAATGGCAACTGCACATTGAGCATCCCACTCGCGCGCCACACTGGAATCAGCGGCTGATTGAATCCGTAGGATAAGTTTCCAACTTGTCCAACATCAATTTGCCCGACGTGCGGCAGGTACGCGTACCGCAGCGTGTGATAATCCGAATCAGTTACGCCTTCGTCGTCCTTGGTCACCTCGCGCACGAGCATAAGGTTGAGCGTGCTAGTACCGCCCAAACCCTGCAAGCCATGTGTAATGAGCGTCAAGCCGGCATCATTGGAAGACACATCGCCCCACGCTATGATCGGATAAAAAATTTTTCGGCGATACGTGATGTCGCCGGCGACGATGGGACGATTGTCCATGGGATGATTGAATGCGCCGAAACCCAGGTCGTCGGTGCGCGTTTGCGCGGCAAGCGTCGTCGGCGTTTGCGCGATTGCCGTCGTTTCAGCAAGCGCGGCGATTTGCAAATTCACTTCGACGAGCGGACTGTCGGCGCGGAGTGTGACGGTTTTCGTAATCGGTTTTCCGCCCAGCGCAAAATTCACTTGTGCGCGCGCGAGGAGTGGACCCTCGGCGAGCGTGGTGATTTGCGCGAGCACCTGGCTTTCACGCGCGCGTTCACTGCCAAAGCGTGCGCCGTAGACATCGCCGCTGTCGTCAATGAACGTCACATCGTCGCCAAATGCAGAAAGTAAATTCGTATCGCCGGCGGACAGATGCGCGAATGTTCCCCCATGCGCCGCATCGAGCGTGACGGTGACCAGCCCATTCGTCAGCATGACGCGATCGCCGCTGCGCGAGATCCGCGCCGGATGCTCAATCGCTTGCGCGTTCGTCGTCGGTACTGCAAAACCAATTCCTGGGATCGCGTTAGCACGGAAGGCAATTGTGTCGGCGTTGATCCGCTGTACCGGCGCAGGCAACCGATTAGGATCGGGGTAACTGCCCTGCAGTTCGATGATTTCGGAACGCTGCCACGAAGTCGGATTGAAAATGACGATAGGCGATTCGATGCCGCTCGCGATTCGGGCGAGCGTGGACGCGAGATCGTTTGCCGCCGTGGCGACGGTTTGCTCATAGCGCGGGCGCTGGGTCGTCTCCCAAACCGAGTCGAACGACACGCCGCTGATGTTGTCGTAATGCGCGTTGATCGTCGCGGTGTACCACGCCGATGTTTGCGGCGCATTGACCAGTGTTCCAAATTTGTCGCCAGCGGTCAGATAGAATTCGCTTTCCTTGTCCGCAATCTTGGCGTATGGGCGTGTCGCGTAAAACGCTTGCCAGAGCGGATTCAAGTCCAGATTGATTTCGGCAAGCGGCTGAGTTGCCAGATACTCGAATGCCGTCTCAGGATCACTCATCACAATCAACGTGCGCGGATTTTTTGCATTCCAGTGTTCCACGAGTGTCGGCACATTCGCCGTCGGATCGAGAAAATCGAAACCCCATGGAACGAGCACATACTTGGAATTCGTTCGCGCGAATTCGCCATCCAGAAATTCGCCCAGCGCCGCGAGTTGTTGTTGCTCGTCGTCAAAACGATATACCGCGCCCCAGGCATTTGCGTAAAAACCGCTCGCGACGACGATGCGCGCATTCGAAGCGGGCGTGCGCCAGAAAAATGCGCGCGGGAGCGGTCCGCAATTTGGATCGTTGGGGTCACAGCGCGCCGGACCGCGTCCAATGTACAGGTACGGAATATCGGCTTGCGCGAGAAATGCAGGGAAGAGGGCTACAGTCCCAAAGGCATCGGATTGCCACGCGGTACGCGGAACGTACTCGCGGCCAAATTTTTCCGCGATCCAGTCCTGTCCCAGTTGCAGATTGCGAACCTGGATCGCCGGCGCGACGAGACTGGTCTCGGGCTGTGTGATGCCCGCCCATGCAAACGAAATCTGTCCGCGCTGGACGAGCGCTTTCAAATCGGCGCGCTGTTGCGGATAGTGGTCCCAAAAGTGTTGGACGAAGAGAACTTGCTCCAGCGTGTAACGAAAACGCGGATGCGCTTTCGCCATTTGAATCGCGGTGAGAATGTTTTGATCGGACCGTTTGACATAGTCCGCAAAATTTTCGTGCCAATCCGTATCCCAGTGCGAGAACGGAATCACGAACACGACGCGCTCCGCGTTCGCGATGAGCGTCCGAGTCTCTGCATCGAAATTCGAATCGAGCGCTGGCGATGTCGTCGTAGGGAAATTCCCGCAAGCGGCAAGCACGCTGAGAATAAATTGAACCGCAAAGACACGCAGGGAAAAATGATTTTCCACTCCACCCGGGAGCATCACATCAACCTCAAGTGAACGTCATCAACGAGACCGCGCTTCCATTCGCCATCGCATCGAGCTGGGTCTGAACGCGCGCGACCGACGCCGTCAATGGAAAGACTTCTCGGCTCACTTGCATGTCGGCATCCGTCGAAAGTGGATGCCAGAAGACGCCATCAACATTCACCGTGATCTCTGGAATCAAATTGCCAGCATTCAATATGATTCCTTCAGTTGAAAATCCGCGCTTGGCGAGCGGGCGCACGAAATGGTCTTCGTCCGGAATGCCAAGCGACCGGTGAAACGCGCACAATTCTGAAATGTGCCCGGTGTTCACTGGCGTTTCAGTCGTTCCAATTCGAACGCGAAAACTATTCGCCTGCATCTGCTTGATACCCTCGACCGTCTTTTCCCACGATCCTTTGCCGCGATAAAGATCATGATGCTCGGGGCAACCTCCGTCGAGACTCACTTGCACGATCAAGTTGTCGTTCTTGATCGCGCACAACTTGTCCATGCGCGATCCGCGCAGCAGCATCCCATTCGTCAGCACCGTCGTTGCAATTCGCGTTGACGAATACGCGAGCATGTCGTAAATGTCATTGAGCAGGAATGGCTCGCCGCCGGTGAAGAAAACATGATCGAAACCAAGCGTGACCGATTCGTCAACGAGGCGTTTTACATTTTCGATTCCAAGCGCGCGGCGCGGCGCGGTCGGGCTGGACTGCGCGACGCAGTACGAGCAGTGCAGGTTGCAATCATAGTTGACGTAGAGCCAAAGTTTCCACAGAAACGCGGACGGCGAATTTGCATTCAACCCGGATTCCTCGCTTGAAAACGTCACGCGCGGCGCGACGTTGAAATCGCGGAACGTGATTGCGCCGTCGGGCGAATAGTAGTTGAACAGATCAACCGCGTTTTCGAGTGCGCGATAACCTTCAGTGCGTCCGGCGCGCCACACCTTCAAACCTTCCATATCGAATAGCGGACGAATGTCCGGATCGGTATAGGACATTTCGAGTAGAAGCGTACGAAAACGATTGACCAGCGTCTGCGGCGACTGATCGGTCACGGTGAAATTGCAGTGATCGAAATTCGGCGTCCGCGTGAGAACGCGAGTCGCATTTGCCGGCAGTGTCCCTTCGTCGGTGAACAATTTGTAGTTGCCCTCGATCATGCACGCCGCGTCCACCTTGCCCGCCAGCAACGCCTTTGCCGCTTCACGTTCGCCGCCGATGTGATCGCCGTGCTTGCCGACAAGCAAATCATTTCGCGCGACGCGAAAATCAGTTTCCGGTTTCACACCGAGCGCGACGAGATGCGCGAGTGGAATCATAGTCGCTTGCGGCGAATCTGCTGCGCCGACGCCGAGCACGCGCCCTGCGAGATCGCTTACTGATTTGATTGACGAGTCCGTGCGCACGACGATCACCGACGCGAGATCGCAATCGCTGTCGCGCATCACAATCGCGCGCGCATCCATCCCGCGCGACGCCGCGAGCCGCTGGGCGCGAATCCATGCCAGCGGCGAGTTCCACGCGACATGGATGTTTCCCGCAACGAGCGCTTCGACTTGGCGCTCGTAATCGGAATACAGTACATAATCGAAAGGCAAACCATGACGCGTCAAGTACGCCTTGAATCCATCCCAGATTGCGACAACTTTGGGATCGTACGCGACCGCGCCGAGAATCAATGAACCGGACATGTCAACTCCAATTCCATCATTTCCCTCAGTTCCCTTATTTCCATGAAATGGAAATAAGGGAAACGAAGGAACTATGGGAACTCAGAATAGGGGCATTCCGCACACCGCTTTGCCGATGAAATCGTACAACGCGTCCGTCGTCGGCGCCATCACGGTCGCGGCGCGCGCGTCGCGGAAATGTCGCTCGACGCCAACTTCTTTGCGGAACGCCGCGCCGCCGCACACGCGCATTGCGAGATCAGTCACTTCGGTTGCGGCTTCGCCCGCCGCGGCTTTCACTTCGAGCACGCGCAGCATTGTGTCGGCGCGTCCATTTTCAAGCGCGTCGAGCGTGTCGAGCACGAGCGCGCGTGTCATATCCGTTTTGATTCGCATGCGCGAGAGGTACGCGCGAATCGTCGGCAAATCGGCGAGTGATTGACCCAGGTGTTGCAAGCGCGTGCCGGCAACGTGCGCCGCGGCTTTGGTCGTCGCAGCTTCCATCGTGCCAACTGCCATCGCCGCAGTCATCAATTGAAAATACGGCAGCACGATCCCCATCATGATGTCAAACCCACCACCGTCGGGACCAAGCATCGCTTCTTTTTCGATCATAAACCCTTCGGCGATGACCGGGCTGGAGGCATTGCCGCGCAATCCGAGTCCATTGAACGGCGCGGGAATTTTGAGATCGCCGCGTTTGCCGGGCACAAGCCAAATCGTGCTCGCGCCTTCCGCCGCCAGTGGCTTGCTCGACCAAACGTAACTGTCCACTTGCCCGGCAGAGGTCGCCCAACTTTTTTGCGCGTCGAGTCGCACGTGCC containing:
- a CDS encoding acyl-CoA/acyl-ACP dehydrogenase encodes the protein MSAPYLDTLEQIIADVVAPSAPMVDQAGTFPRAGIDALAQAGLFGLISAQEVGGMGYAHRAATFVVERLARECASTAMVMCMQYAGAAVIEAHGSRDVREAIAAGRHLTTLAFSEAGSRSHFWAPVSTATRVNGHVRLDAQKSWATSAGQVDSYVWSSKPLAAEGASTIWLVPGKRGDLKIPAPFNGLGLRGNASSPVIAEGFMIEKEAMLGPDGGGFDIMMGIVLPYFQLMTAAMAVGTMEAATTKAAAHVAGTRLQHLGQSLADLPTIRAYLSRMRIKTDMTRALVLDTLDALENGRADTMLRVLEVKAAAGEAATEVTDLAMRVCGGAAFRKEVGVERHFRDARAATVMAPTTDALYDFIGKAVCGMPLF
- a CDS encoding DUF2029 domain-containing protein; the encoded protein is MADVMEINHDARQARQGKILIAIGILSLVPYLYALSLQDLRAHTVEFEGAFFAAFALYVAAVVIVLRDDSDASRTLASRAHLPWRAAPGSTGATNHGSLLIIFAFAIIFNVVLIFTPPTLSDDMYRYVWDGRVQAQRINPYAYPPNAAHLENLRDDVVWQQINRKDAVTVYPAGAELAYAAIWRIVPDNVRWFQIVMAAGNILAGVLLVLLLRALGKPDHWVLIYVWHPLVIFETAHAAHVDGLVLPLLVAAWLARAKGRDVWVGVFLGAATALKLYPALLLPALWRWRDDQGRLRAAWQMPFAFAATFALIYVPYLSQGSGVIGFLPQYLNERFNIGLAGIVTDLIEKPPAPIFQAVAHAVNGSASPIVNLLMFAALALIGLVMLLRPAPDAEQAIRRSIWLIGAFTLLTQNLFPWYMLWLVPLLALFVRPGKLGLAFDAWTGWFVFSGLVALAYTFFIVWRPVAWALSLEFIPLYLFLILPSAWNWFKRFRARIPILERQKIFERNA
- a CDS encoding PhnD/SsuA/transferrin family substrate-binding protein — protein: MSGSLILGAVAYDPKVVAIWDGFKAYLTRHGLPFDYVLYSDYERQVEALVAGNIHVAWNSPLAWIRAQRLAASRGMDARAIVMRDSDCDLASVIVVRTDSSIKSVSDLAGRVLGVGAADSPQATMIPLAHLVALGVKPETDFRVARNDLLVGKHGDHIGGEREAAKALLAGKVDAACMIEGNYKLFTDEGTLPANATRVLTRTPNFDHCNFTVTDQSPQTLVNRFRTLLLEMSYTDPDIRPLFDMEGLKVWRAGRTEGYRALENAVDLFNYYSPDGAITFRDFNVAPRVTFSSEESGLNANSPSAFLWKLWLYVNYDCNLHCSYCVAQSSPTAPRRALGIENVKRLVDESVTLGFDHVFFTGGEPFLLNDIYDMLAYSSTRIATTVLTNGMLLRGSRMDKLCAIKNDNLIVQVSLDGGCPEHHDLYRGKGSWEKTVEGIKQMQANSFRVRIGTTETPVNTGHISELCAFHRSLGIPDEDHFVRPLAKRGFSTEGIILNAGNLIPEITVNVDGVFWHPLSTDADMQVSREVFPLTASVARVQTQLDAMANGSAVSLMTFT